In Novipirellula caenicola, a single genomic region encodes these proteins:
- a CDS encoding TlpA disulfide reductase family protein — MPDQVSAGINTDGLSLDQVVVTLEGSYRHPRMPFPQEWSTMKPEERSQWRQDFMKTEDYKDYLRAVEEARGKRATYTTQLAEDGSFVFENIKPAWYQLTASIMHPAAGAERSQTLARAYAMRQFIIKNVDKPFPANLTLKIKNVLMPGDPAADWTATAYDDSEFQLSDFRGKFVLMDFWATWCGPCRAEFPNLESVYEDFGGERLEMIGLSVDQSFDLPQALLDETPAAYRQGWVGDPERHEKIFEAYGIQSIPSIWLIGPDGKIVARDLRGEALRDAVKTALAADADPNR, encoded by the coding sequence ATGCCGGATCAGGTGTCCGCAGGGATCAATACGGACGGTCTCTCTCTTGATCAGGTCGTGGTCACGTTGGAAGGCAGCTACAGGCACCCGCGTATGCCGTTCCCCCAAGAGTGGAGCACGATGAAGCCTGAGGAGCGTTCCCAATGGCGTCAAGACTTCATGAAAACAGAGGACTACAAGGACTATCTCCGCGCGGTCGAAGAAGCGCGTGGAAAGCGAGCAACCTACACGACGCAACTTGCCGAAGATGGTTCCTTTGTTTTCGAAAACATCAAACCCGCTTGGTACCAGCTTACCGCGTCGATCATGCACCCCGCTGCCGGTGCGGAGCGTTCACAGACTCTCGCGCGTGCTTATGCCATGCGGCAGTTTATCATCAAAAACGTCGATAAACCGTTTCCGGCCAATTTGACGCTGAAAATCAAGAACGTGCTGATGCCGGGAGACCCGGCTGCCGACTGGACAGCGACCGCGTATGACGACAGCGAGTTCCAATTGTCGGACTTCCGTGGCAAATTCGTACTAATGGATTTCTGGGCGACTTGGTGCGGACCTTGCCGAGCCGAGTTCCCTAATTTGGAATCGGTCTACGAGGACTTCGGTGGCGAGCGTCTCGAGATGATTGGTCTAAGCGTGGATCAATCGTTCGACCTTCCCCAAGCATTGCTCGACGAAACTCCCGCGGCCTACCGCCAGGGCTGGGTGGGTGACCCAGAGCGGCACGAAAAAATCTTTGAAGCCTATGGCATTCAATCGATCCCATCGATCTGGTTGATCGGTCCCGACGGCAAGATCGTTGCCCGTGATCTCCGCGGTGAAGCGTTGCGTGATGCGGTAAAGACCGCACTCGCAGCGGATGCCGACCCAAATCGATAG
- a CDS encoding SufS family cysteine desulfurase, producing MNMPIETQSPTALDVVKYRGDFPILDRIVADEKPLAFLDNAASSQRPQAVIDAMSDCYQRYYANVHRGIHTLSEESTDRYEQARRGVAQFIGAAESHEVIFTAGTTAAINTVARSWGDANVKSGDTILLTIAEHHANIVPWHQLAARTGCKIEFLPLDENFTITDEVVAEYLQRLRPKMFAFTAASNTLGVEFPVQRWTAMAHEIDCRVLVDAAQAAPHQVLDVQALDVDFLAFSGHKTCGPTGIGVLYGKSALLDAMPPFLSGGGMINEVTTTGFTSAALPDKFEAGTPPIVEAIGLHAATEYLTSVGLDEIHAYEKELGSYADRGLREIDGVRIIGPEPDLKAGIVSFVVKGVHAHDMSQTLDAYGIAVRAGHHCTMPLHKSLGLSASTRASFYFYNTYEEADRLIAAVSEIRKRFAPSGRKRRPRNL from the coding sequence ATGAATATGCCCATTGAAACGCAGTCCCCGACCGCATTGGATGTTGTGAAATATCGCGGCGATTTTCCGATCCTTGATCGCATCGTTGCTGACGAAAAACCGCTGGCGTTTCTCGACAATGCTGCCAGCAGCCAACGTCCGCAGGCGGTGATCGATGCGATGTCGGATTGCTATCAGCGGTATTACGCCAACGTCCATCGTGGCATCCATACGCTCAGCGAAGAGTCGACCGATCGCTACGAGCAGGCGCGTCGCGGAGTGGCCCAATTTATTGGTGCCGCTGAATCGCACGAGGTGATCTTTACCGCTGGCACGACGGCGGCGATCAACACGGTCGCTCGTTCGTGGGGAGATGCGAATGTCAAATCGGGCGATACGATCCTGTTAACGATCGCCGAGCATCATGCCAATATCGTTCCGTGGCACCAATTGGCAGCGCGAACGGGATGCAAAATCGAATTCCTGCCGCTGGATGAAAATTTCACGATCACCGACGAAGTTGTCGCAGAGTATCTGCAGCGGCTGCGACCGAAAATGTTTGCGTTCACCGCAGCAAGCAACACGCTCGGAGTGGAGTTTCCAGTCCAGCGGTGGACGGCAATGGCTCATGAGATCGATTGCCGTGTGTTGGTGGACGCTGCCCAAGCGGCGCCGCATCAAGTGCTCGACGTCCAAGCATTGGACGTCGATTTTCTCGCGTTCAGCGGTCACAAGACATGCGGGCCTACTGGGATCGGCGTGTTGTATGGCAAGTCAGCATTGCTGGATGCGATGCCGCCGTTTTTAAGTGGCGGTGGGATGATCAACGAAGTCACGACCACCGGGTTCACCAGTGCGGCATTGCCGGACAAGTTCGAAGCGGGAACACCGCCGATCGTCGAAGCGATCGGATTGCACGCCGCCACCGAGTACTTAACGTCGGTCGGGCTCGATGAAATTCACGCGTATGAAAAAGAGTTGGGCAGCTACGCGGATCGCGGACTTCGCGAGATCGACGGTGTGCGAATCATCGGGCCAGAGCCTGATTTGAAGGCCGGGATTGTTAGTTTCGTCGTCAAAGGCGTTCACGCGCACGACATGTCTCAGACGCTTGATGCGTACGGGATTGCGGTTCGCGCAGGACATCATTGCACGATGCCGCTGCACAAATCGCTCGGTTTGTCCGCCTCGACTCGCGCTAGTTTCTACTTCTACAACACGTATGAAGAAGCAGATCGTTTGATCGCTGCGGTATCGGAGATTCGCAAACGTTTCGCCCCGAGCGGCCGCAAACGCCGCCCGCGAAACCTCTAG
- the sufU gene encoding Fe-S cluster assembly sulfur transfer protein SufU, translated as MSPSEHDIYEEHVLDHYEDPYHRGPLEHATHSDEGNNPLCGDVIHIDLKLTDDGKVQEAWFDGDGCVISQASASMLVEQMEGKTLEELKNFSADEMLALFGPKLTPNRQKCCLLSWRVLQSAVHSPINGDADTDDNDGPHFGGPSLGEES; from the coding sequence ATGTCGCCGAGCGAACACGATATTTACGAAGAACACGTCCTCGATCACTACGAAGATCCGTACCATCGCGGGCCGCTTGAACACGCAACCCACTCCGACGAGGGGAATAATCCGTTGTGTGGCGACGTGATCCATATCGACTTGAAATTGACCGACGACGGCAAAGTCCAAGAGGCTTGGTTTGACGGCGATGGATGTGTGATCAGCCAAGCGTCCGCGTCGATGCTGGTCGAGCAGATGGAAGGCAAAACGCTCGAAGAGCTCAAAAATTTTTCTGCCGATGAGATGCTGGCATTGTTTGGGCCCAAGCTGACTCCGAATCGCCAAAAATGTTGTCTGCTCTCTTGGCGAGTTTTGCAGAGTGCAGTGCATTCACCCATCAATGGAGATGCCGATACCGACGACAACGACGGGCCGCACTTTGGTGGCCCAAGCTTAGGCGAAGAATCCTGA
- a CDS encoding flagellar hook basal-body protein translates to MPYGVYLSAAGANAQSHRLEVLSNNLANVQTPGYKPQQTILQARFAEMIEEGEVSPGLGGADDIGGGVTIQRSKTQFDQGPMKETGRTTDFAINDSESFFVVQRGDERLMTRAGDFLFDNQGRMINPAGDQVIGSDGKNIQLDPTQPYQVGPQGRIQQGQNRYEIMLAKPRSQGDLSHVGGNLFKPLADIDLVPPTERQVVAGQLEQSSVKPTMAMMELIETGRMYEANVQMIKNQDNVMGSLISRVLQP, encoded by the coding sequence ATGCCCTACGGTGTCTATCTGTCCGCGGCTGGCGCGAATGCGCAAAGCCATCGGCTAGAGGTGCTCAGCAATAACTTGGCGAACGTGCAAACGCCTGGTTACAAACCGCAGCAAACGATTTTGCAGGCGCGTTTCGCGGAAATGATCGAAGAGGGCGAAGTTTCGCCCGGACTCGGTGGTGCCGACGATATTGGCGGCGGCGTGACCATCCAGCGTTCAAAAACTCAATTCGATCAAGGCCCGATGAAAGAAACCGGGCGGACCACCGACTTTGCCATCAATGACTCTGAATCCTTTTTTGTGGTCCAGCGGGGCGACGAACGCTTGATGACTCGAGCGGGTGATTTCCTGTTCGACAATCAAGGTCGGATGATCAATCCGGCAGGGGACCAAGTCATCGGCAGCGACGGCAAAAACATTCAACTCGACCCGACGCAGCCCTACCAAGTGGGGCCGCAAGGACGCATTCAACAAGGCCAAAATCGCTATGAAATCATGCTGGCCAAACCACGCAGCCAAGGCGATTTGTCCCACGTCGGAGGCAACCTGTTTAAACCGCTCGCTGACATCGACCTTGTGCCGCCCACCGAGCGTCAGGTCGTGGCGGGACAGCTCGAACAATCTTCGGTCAAACCGACGATGGCGATGATGGAACTGATTGAAACCGGTCGGATGTACGAAGCGAATGTGCAGATGATCAAAAACCAAGACAACGTGATGGGATCGCTGATCAGTCGCGTGCTGCAACCGTAA
- the flgG gene encoding flagellar basal-body rod protein FlgG → MSVQSLYTAATGMGAMETKLDVIANNLANINTTGFKKDRANFEDLLYRTEVYPGVKDTTGNPTAVGTQVGLGVRITSTQTDQRQGTLQQTGRDLDVAIRGSGFLRVVDPSTQDTMFTRAGNLDINANGQLVVGSAQTGRLLDPPVNIPNDATAMVINGNGEVMVQQPGQVELATVGQIQLAQFINPDGLLKVGENMYMETDASGPEQAGNPGEEGLGSLVQGNLEASNVEPVQELIDLITTQRAFELNSQAIQAGDQIMQNISNLRRF, encoded by the coding sequence ATGAGCGTTCAATCGCTGTACACCGCAGCCACCGGCATGGGGGCAATGGAAACCAAGTTGGACGTCATCGCGAACAATTTGGCGAACATCAATACCACCGGGTTCAAAAAAGACCGTGCCAATTTCGAAGACCTGCTCTATCGCACCGAGGTGTACCCGGGCGTAAAAGATACCACCGGGAACCCGACCGCCGTGGGCACGCAAGTCGGGCTTGGGGTGCGAATCACCAGCACGCAAACTGACCAACGTCAAGGCACGCTGCAACAGACCGGACGTGATTTGGACGTTGCCATTCGAGGCAGCGGATTCTTGCGTGTCGTGGACCCGTCAACCCAAGACACCATGTTCACTCGGGCGGGCAACCTCGACATCAACGCCAACGGCCAGCTGGTTGTCGGTTCGGCCCAAACCGGGCGACTGCTCGATCCGCCGGTGAACATTCCTAACGATGCCACCGCGATGGTGATCAATGGCAACGGCGAAGTGATGGTCCAACAACCAGGACAAGTCGAATTGGCCACCGTCGGTCAAATTCAACTGGCACAATTCATCAACCCGGATGGATTGCTAAAGGTCGGCGAAAACATGTACATGGAAACCGATGCGTCGGGACCGGAACAAGCCGGCAATCCAGGCGAAGAAGGACTCGGAAGCCTCGTCCAAGGCAACCTCGAAGCCTCGAACGTCGAACCGGTCCAAGAACTGATCGACTTGATCACCACCCAACGCGCCTTTGAACTCAACAGTCAAGCGATCCAGGCTGGTGACCAGATCATGCAAAACATCTCGAACCTTCGTCGGTTCTAG
- the flgA gene encoding flagellar basal body P-ring formation chaperone FlgA, translating to MKFATFIRNTVLTFALIAGVSDACAQTGAFVPVRKSRPAPSPNTTIDATTNWTFRMKSESVVNSPIVRLGDVVVPLDPNIPGWPRMSRSAVGLVPVNGKAMRVDRQRLTEVILNAEATPKRLYWIGPDTTEVTYVVAAKPAPPSSSVAPSSLVAGSSIQHANYHGPADHGPARLNQQVAGHTAMKQTTDPIPQRANLDPQFAERLIQWITLAISRSDASLLERYDMQIDRHQPAMQQLELARGVQSAEFVNTVKPGPGLLRVVSNGLEGSIETELIVTLEKNPVAIVPIKSIRSGNRIGRADLTERPIPIDQWDESYCTDPIELVGMETRSNLRSHEPILRSQVGKPMLIRRGDLVEVRVVNGAISVTTNAKALGDGAESELVEIETLEPRKRLVARVVNSSVVEIVTRAPQAQ from the coding sequence ATGAAATTCGCGACATTCATCCGAAACACAGTGCTAACGTTTGCGTTGATCGCAGGCGTATCGGATGCGTGTGCGCAAACCGGGGCGTTTGTCCCGGTTCGCAAATCTCGTCCTGCCCCATCGCCCAACACCACGATCGACGCGACGACGAATTGGACGTTTCGTATGAAGAGCGAATCGGTTGTGAATTCACCGATCGTACGTCTAGGAGACGTTGTGGTGCCGCTGGACCCGAACATTCCGGGGTGGCCACGCATGAGTCGATCCGCCGTGGGGCTGGTTCCCGTCAACGGCAAAGCGATGCGAGTGGATCGCCAGCGGTTGACCGAAGTGATTTTGAATGCCGAGGCGACACCGAAGCGACTCTATTGGATCGGTCCCGACACGACCGAGGTGACGTACGTAGTCGCGGCCAAACCCGCGCCCCCGTCTTCATCGGTTGCCCCGTCTTCATTGGTCGCGGGTTCTTCGATCCAGCACGCCAACTATCACGGACCGGCAGATCATGGACCAGCTAGGCTGAATCAGCAAGTCGCTGGACACACCGCGATGAAACAGACGACCGATCCGATCCCGCAGCGTGCCAATTTGGATCCACAATTTGCTGAGCGTTTGATCCAGTGGATCACGCTTGCCATCTCGCGAAGTGACGCGTCGCTGTTGGAGCGGTACGACATGCAAATCGATCGTCACCAACCCGCGATGCAACAACTCGAACTAGCACGAGGCGTTCAATCCGCCGAGTTTGTGAATACCGTCAAGCCGGGCCCAGGCTTACTGCGAGTCGTTTCCAACGGACTCGAAGGCAGCATCGAAACAGAATTGATCGTGACCCTCGAAAAGAATCCGGTCGCCATCGTGCCAATCAAAAGCATTCGTTCGGGCAATCGAATTGGACGCGCTGATTTAACCGAACGACCGATCCCGATTGACCAATGGGACGAATCCTACTGTACCGATCCGATCGAATTGGTGGGCATGGAAACTCGCAGCAATCTACGCAGCCACGAACCGATCCTGCGAAGCCAGGTAGGCAAACCGATGCTTATTCGTCGCGGTGACCTGGTCGAAGTGCGGGTGGTCAATGGCGCGATCAGTGTGACCACCAATGCGAAAGCACTCGGTGACGGTGCCGAATCCGAGCTGGTTGAAATTGAAACGCTCGAACCACGTAAACGGTTGGTCGCACGCGTCGTCAACAGCAGCGTCGTTGAAATTGTCACCCGTGCTCCCCAAGCTCAATAG
- a CDS encoding flagellar basal body L-ring protein FlgH, translating into MPFRSLTIRWRDVFACSISLLAVGLLCANADAQESSLLRQPGPPAAAAGPNASLQPLPMPHQNPGYYPGASHPGASQAPYAAAPGAPALLSNVSWTYQPAPRLRTFQKNDIVTIRVDEIASVTATGAAENRKKTLYEAVLSDWIRLTDFRLRPDPQANGDPAVAGESESQFRSQASLKSREAMTFNIAATVVDIRPNGNLVVEARKTIRINDNLWETSLSGICRAQDIAPDNVILSRDLIDLEIRKEDQGHLRDGYKRGWFSRWFDRVQPF; encoded by the coding sequence ATGCCCTTTCGATCCTTGACGATTCGCTGGCGTGACGTTTTCGCTTGTTCGATTTCGCTGCTGGCTGTTGGACTGCTGTGCGCAAATGCGGACGCCCAGGAAAGTTCGCTGTTGCGACAACCGGGGCCGCCGGCGGCCGCGGCCGGCCCGAATGCATCGTTGCAACCGCTGCCGATGCCTCATCAAAATCCGGGCTACTATCCCGGCGCATCGCATCCCGGCGCATCGCAAGCACCCTATGCGGCAGCCCCCGGGGCGCCGGCACTGCTGAGCAACGTCAGTTGGACGTATCAGCCTGCGCCTCGTTTGCGAACGTTTCAAAAAAATGACATCGTCACGATTCGAGTCGACGAAATCGCCAGTGTGACTGCGACCGGTGCCGCCGAAAACCGCAAAAAAACGTTGTACGAAGCGGTGCTGTCCGATTGGATCCGCTTGACCGATTTTCGGCTACGACCCGACCCGCAAGCCAACGGCGATCCGGCAGTGGCAGGCGAATCGGAATCTCAATTTCGCAGCCAAGCGTCACTGAAATCACGCGAAGCGATGACGTTCAACATCGCCGCGACGGTCGTCGATATTCGCCCCAATGGAAATTTGGTCGTCGAGGCTCGCAAGACGATTCGCATCAACGACAACCTCTGGGAAACATCGCTGTCGGGAATCTGCCGGGCGCAAGACATCGCACCGGACAACGTGATCCTGAGCCGTGACCTGATTGATCTTGAAATACGCAAAGAAGATCAGGGACATTTGCGGGACGGGTACAAACGAGGTTGGTTTAGTCGTTGGTTTGATCGCGTCCAACCGTTTTAA
- a CDS encoding flagellar basal body P-ring protein FlgI has translation MKSIASIIITIVLCVVTSPADAATLRLGDMCRLKGQEINTLQGLGLVVGLRGTGDNDAAPTARALSRMMQLMGGSMAVDSLGQLDLKDVAEAKNVAMVFVTARIPAVGSHTGDQIDVTVNAINAKSLEGGYLMLTPMLGPRADNPTVYAVAQGRVKVSIDGPATTGTVQGGAKMEATVPASFQKDGMITLILERDFASFDNTQRIEDEVNSLSALTLGDSSRSGSGSGSRNNRPRAQAIDQLHVQVQIPELYQENPIKFISLLLNLPIQIASHSSRVVINEREGIVVIGKDVEVAPVLVTHRNLRIEAGGVGGLVGVDDKMDERDTAKLKNLADALNALDVPTSDLIAIIKTLKAKGDLYGEVVFQ, from the coding sequence ATGAAATCTATCGCTTCTATCATCATCACGATCGTCCTCTGCGTGGTCACATCGCCGGCGGATGCCGCGACGCTTCGGCTTGGCGATATGTGCCGATTGAAAGGCCAAGAAATCAACACGCTGCAAGGGTTGGGGTTGGTCGTCGGACTGCGAGGGACCGGCGATAACGATGCGGCTCCGACGGCGCGAGCGTTATCGCGGATGATGCAATTGATGGGCGGGTCAATGGCCGTTGATTCGCTTGGACAACTCGATTTGAAGGATGTTGCCGAGGCAAAGAATGTTGCGATGGTTTTTGTTACCGCACGCATCCCCGCCGTCGGCTCGCACACCGGCGACCAAATCGATGTCACCGTCAACGCCATCAACGCCAAAAGTCTCGAAGGCGGCTATTTGATGCTGACGCCGATGCTGGGTCCACGCGCCGACAACCCGACGGTGTATGCGGTCGCGCAAGGCCGCGTGAAGGTTAGCATCGACGGCCCCGCCACCACCGGTACGGTCCAAGGTGGCGCCAAAATGGAAGCCACCGTGCCCGCGTCGTTTCAAAAAGACGGCATGATCACGCTGATCTTGGAACGTGATTTTGCCAGTTTTGACAACACACAGCGAATCGAAGACGAGGTCAACAGTTTGTCGGCACTGACGCTGGGCGATTCGAGTCGATCGGGCAGCGGATCGGGATCACGCAATAATCGTCCTCGCGCTCAAGCGATCGACCAACTGCATGTCCAAGTTCAAATCCCCGAGCTGTATCAAGAGAACCCGATCAAATTTATCTCACTGCTACTGAATCTGCCGATCCAAATCGCCAGCCATTCTTCACGCGTTGTGATCAATGAACGCGAAGGGATCGTGGTGATCGGCAAGGACGTCGAAGTCGCCCCGGTACTGGTCACGCACCGCAATCTGCGAATCGAAGCCGGTGGTGTGGGCGGATTGGTCGGCGTCGACGACAAGATGGATGAGCGTGATACGGCAAAGCTGAAAAATTTGGCCGATGCCCTCAATGCGCTCGATGTCCCGACATCCGACTTGATCGCCATCATCAAGACGCTCAAAGCCAAAGGTGACTTGTACGGCGAAGTCGTCTTTCAATA